TAATAATTATGGCAGCGATAGCATCGCCTCTTATAAATTTGGTTGCACCGTCCATAGCCCCGTAAAAATCGGCTTCTCTGGCAATATCGATTCGTTTCTGCTTGGCAGTAGCTTCATCGATAATTCCGGCGTTCAAATCCGCATCAATAGACATCTGTTTACCGGGCATGGCATCCAGGGTGAACCTGGCCGCTACTTCAGCGACACGCTGGGCACCACCGGTAATTACTACAAATTGAATAATTACCAGTACCGTAAAGATAACGATGCCGACAATGTAGTTGCCCCCCACTACGAACTGACCGAAAGTTTGCACTATACTTCCGGCATTGGCTGTCAGCAGCAGTGATCTGGTCACCAGAATTCCCAGCGCCAGCCGAAACAGAGTTACTATGAGCAGAAATGTTGGGAAAACACTGAACTGCAGGGCTGTTTGCACGTACATGGTCACCAGCAAAATCAATACCGATAAGGTAAAATTAAATGATACAAATAAATCCACAAGTATGGGAGGAAGCGGTACAAGCAGCATTATAAGTACTACAAGCACTCCGCCTATCAAATAAAAATCATTGGAAAAAGATGTGCGTCGTTCTGCCATTTTAGCTCCGGTTTTATTATACTAAACTTTTAGAGGTACGGCTATTTGAGAAGTGAGATGGTGAATCGTGAAGCGTGAAGCGTGAAAAGTGAAAAGTGAAGCGTGAAAAGTGAAGGGTGACTCGACTCACCTGTTAAACGATTACTCAATTCAACCTTAAACCTTAAGCCCTCAACTTACCACCTAACACTTACCACTTATCACTTATCAATACCCCTCTGGATCCCCGATCGAGTCGGGGATGACACCGGTTAATAATAAAAAACCATGGACATAATAAATTGACACAAATTGTTTACTTCAAATATTACCTTAAGTAAACATAAAAATATTGATTTTATTCACCCACTAAAATATAATGAAATAAATTTGATTCATTGACGATAATATTATACAAGTTTTATTGTTTAAAATCAGTTTAAGTCGAAAGTGGGTGGATTATGAGTACTAGCTTGTATGTAGGGAACCTTCCCTGGGATGTTTCCGAAGAAGAGTTAACCCGATTATTTAAAGATATAAGCCAGGTAGATGAAGTTCGTGCCAAAATAGAACTTGATCAACTGACCGGGAAGTCGAGGGGGTTTGGATTCATAGAAGTTCCTGATGATAAAATAGAAGATGTTATTCAAAAAATGCATGGATTTGAATTAGGTGGCAGGGAGATAATTGTCAACTAACCACTCTCTTCTGAGAAAATACCTGACTACAAAACGTTTTAAACACTCTCTGGAAGTTGCCAGAATATCTCAAAAAATTGCTGAATATTATAATTATAAAAAACCTGAAAATGCCTACATAGCCGGACTTTACCACGATATTGCCAAGGACATGAGTACAGAAGAGTTACTGGCTACTGGTAAAAAATACAAATACAGATTCACTTCCTGCGAGCTTAATTCTCCGGCCACTCTACATGCTCCTGTAAGCATGCTTATAACCAAATATGAACTGGACATAACCGACAGGGATATATTAATGGCCATCAAATATCACACTACCGGAAGAATGAAAATGTCCCTACTGGAAAAAATTGTTTACCTGGCTGATATTGTGGAAATCGGGAAAAAAATAGATCACGCCCTGATAGTAAAAAAACTGGTTTATTCGAATATTAACGAAGCTGTAAAGATAACTGCCAGAGAAACGCTGAAGCACCTGCTGGAAAAAGAAAAAGTAATCTGCACCAAATCCTTACAATGCTACAACTATTATTCGATGCTTGCCGACTGACCGCTTACTTGTTTCCTTAAATAAAGTAAGGTTGCGTTCGGAGGATAATCAAGCCGGAGTACGATATTATACGTCCGGCTTATTCTTTAGTTACTGTTTAACCGCTGACGCAAAATTCTGCAGAGAAGTTTCCAGAGTTTTGCTTACACTGCCTGTACCTATTGCGGTTAAGGAAGCGATAGTTTCTTTCATCATAGATAAATATGTCTGCATCATGAACAGTTGTCCAGGGTCTTCAAAGGCTTCGCTGTTCGATGATAAATAATTGGCCAGGTCCAGCATGGAATTATATAAACCGTCGATTGTTCGCCCCAGATTGGAAATAGTACCATGCACAGTTCCGGACTTATCCATATCTTTGGGCCGATTAAGCTCAACAGCCATCTTGAATGCCCCTTCAATACCACTGGCATCGAAAGCTGCATCAATCAATGGTATATGATCTTTAGAGCCTACAACTTTTAATATAGCTAAATACTCAGTATCGCTTGTACCGTCAGCACCGTCATTAAAATGCACCATCTTATTATTCAGATGGTCCACAGCCTCCGACGAACTGCAATTGGAAATAGTAAATTCGACTGCGTCACAAGTTCCGGAATAATTTGTATAGGAATTAGTTATAGTAATTGTGGCGCTGCTGTCTGCTGAAATACCCAGGTAAGCTTTTAAAGCCTCGGCCTGCTGGTCTTTGCTGAGCTGGCACCAATCCCTGCCCTCAAACTCTGTCCCTGCCAGTATTTGCGAATAATCTAAATTACTTACGATCCCTTCTTTAGAAACTGTTGTCATTTTATTCCTCCCTTTTTTATTTAATCAACTATACTAGTCGGTCGAATAACCCATTTTTTCCATTTCTTCTTTATTGGTAGTCTTGGCAGCCTTTGCCATTTCCGCTTTTATCGGAGCCAGAAAGAATCCTTGCATAAAGTTCTCAAATGTCGCTCTGGCGCTAAGATCTGACAGGTTCTTATTAGCTATGGAATCCAGACTGCTTATTGTAGCGGAACAGCCTGAGTAAGAACCATAATTGGACTTAAAAGTACTTATCAAACTGTTCAATTCCGCATATTGAGTCGAAACAGTTGTGTCATTTTTATTTTTACTGTCTGTTTTTTTCATTGTTTCCACGAGGGCTTTTATCTTTTCTTTAATAACCTCCAGGTCTTTTCCAGCGTTGCCATATGCGTCTATTTGCGCGGAAGTCATGTTTTTTTTCTCCGCATCCGTTAAAGCACCCACAGATAAACCATCTACACTGCTGTCGATATCTTTCACTTGTTCGCTTACATGGTCCAAACTTTTAGAATACTGGTACCATGATGATCCATCATAATTCTCTTTATAAAAAGGATTGGTTGTAGATTTTATAGTGGCACTGGTAAATGTTCCACCGATACCCACTGCCATTTCTAAATCTGTAACCGAGATACTACTTGTATCCCCGTCGTAACCAGCTATGGACGATGCATATTTTGAGCTCATATTTGTAATCTCCGAGGTCAGCTCTGATAACTGTTCACTGCTCATGGATTCCAGATCCCCGGAAATAGTTCTCATCTGACCGGTGTTGCTATCCATATATTTAAAGTTTACGCTTGTCATTTTTCCCCCTTATAAATAACTCACTATTAATATCGCCGTTTTTACTTCCGATTATGTATTCTATTTTTCTGTTTTATTCCAACACAAAAAAAGAATGAATAAAATTCCATTTTTTTGGCGATACTATAGATACAGAAGGGCAAGGATAAAATATGGGCTGTCATGCTGAGCCTGCTTGCCGCGCTGAAGCTTTAGCGTAGGTGGGACGAAGCATGACTCACAGTGCGATAGTCAACCTTCCCTTCGACTATGCTCAGGGCAGGCCAGGCTCAGGATGACACTATCATTCATTTTCGGACTGGCGCGAAGAAAACCCTTCGCTCGAAATAACGTTGGACTATGGAGAATTAATTGGAAATAAGCAGTAATATTAACGCTTCAATTATCAATCCGAATATCAGCCAGGATCCGATATTCCCTGAAAAATCTGCTACATCTACCGGTAACGCGCAGATCAAACAGCATCCGGGAACGCAAAAAACATTCAGCCAACAATTCAAGGAAGTAGCGCAGAATTCCGAAGAAAATAACCAGCAACAAACCGTTGAAACGGAAATAAGCGTCCAACAACACGATAGCAAAAACCTAACCGCTCAATCTTTTAATCAACTTCAAAAAATAAAAGACATTAATATCTTGAAAGACTCGCCTTTGCCGGAACTGCCTGAAAGTTTCGCTGAATATCTAACACCTAATAACAATCTGAAAAAACTGCAAAGACAAAGCGACGACATGAAAAAAGAACTGGAACAAAAGTTGCTGGGAGAAAAAGGCGATCCTGTTCTGAAAAGCATGATTACCGGGGCTAACACCCAGTTATTTGCGCGCTGGTTGAAAAAGGTAATCCTGCAACAAAAAGACGCCGAGGAACTGGAGACCGAAGAAACAGAAAAAAGAGAAGAAACCCAAGCGGCTTCAAAAACAAAAGCTGGCGATACCAAGCCACAGGGCAATATTTCCAAACAGCAATTCTTGTTTTCCTTAAATCTGCGTTCATCAATTAAATTTTTGAAAAACCTTAAATCCTTTAATAAAAGATTCCTGCCGGAAATGGTCATTTACGACGAAGAATCCGGTTTTGTAAACAGCACCAAAACACTGGAATGTTTG
The genomic region above belongs to Candidatus Margulisiibacteriota bacterium and contains:
- a CDS encoding RNA-binding protein gives rise to the protein MSTSLYVGNLPWDVSEEELTRLFKDISQVDEVRAKIELDQLTGKSRGFGFIEVPDDKIEDVIQKMHGFELGGREIIVN
- the yqeK gene encoding bis(5'-nucleosyl)-tetraphosphatase (symmetrical) YqeK; translated protein: MSTNHSLLRKYLTTKRFKHSLEVARISQKIAEYYNYKKPENAYIAGLYHDIAKDMSTEELLATGKKYKYRFTSCELNSPATLHAPVSMLITKYELDITDRDILMAIKYHTTGRMKMSLLEKIVYLADIVEIGKKIDHALIVKKLVYSNINEAVKITARETLKHLLEKEKVICTKSLQCYNYYSMLAD